In the genome of Pseudomonas bubulae, one region contains:
- the codA gene encoding cytosine deaminase, with translation MKIINATLRKTSGLHTVTCEGALISAITLQAGSVPAQAGDIDARGQLLIAPFVEPHIHLDAALTAGQPEWNLSGTLFEGIERWAQRKETITHEDTKQRAHATVRMLAEHGIQHVRTHVDVTDPTLAALRAMIEVRDETRHLIDLQIVAFPQEGIESYAGGRELMTLAVELGADVVGGIPHFENTREQGVSSIKFLMDLAERTGCLVDVHCDETDDPHSRFLEVLAEEARVRGMGSRVTASHTTAMGSYDNAYCSKLFRLLKASKINFVSCPTESIHLQGRFDTFPKRRGVTRVAEIDRAGMNVCFGQDSIKDPWYPLGNGNILRVLDAGLHICHMMGFEDLARSLDLVTDNSARTLNLGEGYGIAVGRPANLVVLDADSDYEAVRRQAKARVSIRAGKVLMTRVPEQVEFS, from the coding sequence ATGAAGATCATCAATGCCACACTGCGTAAAACCTCGGGTCTGCACACGGTCACCTGTGAAGGTGCGCTGATCAGTGCCATCACCCTGCAGGCAGGCAGCGTGCCGGCGCAAGCCGGCGATATCGACGCCCGCGGTCAGTTGCTGATTGCGCCTTTTGTAGAACCGCATATCCATCTGGACGCGGCCCTGACCGCCGGCCAGCCCGAGTGGAACCTCAGCGGCACCCTGTTCGAAGGCATCGAACGCTGGGCGCAGCGCAAGGAAACCATCACCCATGAAGACACCAAGCAGCGTGCCCACGCCACTGTCCGCATGCTGGCCGAACACGGCATCCAGCATGTGCGCACCCATGTCGACGTCACCGATCCAACCCTAGCTGCCTTGCGGGCGATGATTGAAGTGCGCGATGAAACCCGCCACCTGATCGACCTGCAAATCGTGGCATTCCCTCAGGAAGGCATCGAGTCCTATGCCGGTGGCCGTGAGCTGATGACCCTGGCCGTGGAGCTGGGCGCCGATGTGGTGGGTGGCATCCCGCACTTTGAAAACACCCGCGAGCAGGGAGTCAGTTCGATCAAGTTCCTGATGGATCTGGCCGAGCGCACGGGGTGCCTGGTGGACGTGCATTGCGACGAAACCGACGACCCCCACTCGCGTTTTCTTGAAGTGCTGGCCGAAGAGGCCCGGGTACGCGGCATGGGCAGCCGGGTGACCGCCAGTCACACCACAGCGATGGGTTCGTATGACAATGCCTACTGCTCCAAACTGTTCCGTTTGCTCAAGGCATCAAAGATCAACTTTGTCTCGTGCCCGACCGAAAGCATCCATTTGCAGGGTCGTTTTGATACCTTCCCGAAACGCCGTGGCGTGACCCGGGTGGCCGAAATCGACCGTGCCGGCATGAACGTGTGCTTTGGTCAGGACTCAATCAAGGACCCGTGGTATCCGCTGGGTAATGGCAATATTTTGCGGGTGCTGGATGCAGGGCTGCATATCTGCCACATGATGGGTTTTGAAGACCTGGCGCGCAGCCTGGACCTGGTCACCGACAACAGTGCACGGACGCTGAATCTGGGTGAGGGATACGGCATTGCAGTGGGTCGCCCGGCGAACCTGGTGGTGCTGGATGCCGACAGTGATTACGAAGCGGTGCGCCGCCAGGCCAAGGCGCGGGTATCGATCCGCGCTGGCAAGGTGCTGATGACGCGGGTACCGGAGCAGGTGGAGTTCAGCTGA
- the flgE gene encoding flagellar hook protein FlgE: MSFNIGLSGLYAANKQLDVTGNNIANSATTGFKASRAEFADIYSASKLGTGSKTIGSGVNLAAVSQNFGQGAVNNTGNLLDMGIQGSGFFVLSDNGSLSYTRAGTFKADKDGFVTSSDGTARLQGYGVDANGNIVNGVLTDLRIDTSNLAPKATGSVDSTINLNSNAAVIDQTANPFDPSKAESYTKSFSTTVYDTQGNPHPMDQYMVKTGANTWKAYTLIDGRNPDGSAVSGDGAKAPVASIMQFDSAGGLTSVTTPNPVAGEPDIVSNTLTVSTWMPGAMVNGKWASNGAAAKDTGIAIDMAKTTQYNTDTSRNPPTQDGYATGQINNLTIDGSGVMFANFSNNQSRAIGQISLASFTNEQGLQPVGGTAWKETYASGVAGYDAPKVGSLGAIQSNSLEDSNVNLTSELVDLIKAQSNYQANAKTISTQSTIMQTIIQMT; encoded by the coding sequence ATGTCATTCAATATCGGCCTTAGCGGCCTCTATGCGGCGAACAAGCAGCTGGACGTGACCGGCAACAACATCGCCAACTCTGCGACCACCGGCTTCAAGGCCTCGCGTGCGGAATTCGCCGATATCTACTCGGCCAGCAAGCTGGGTACCGGCAGCAAGACCATCGGCAGTGGCGTGAACCTGGCAGCGGTCTCGCAAAACTTTGGTCAAGGTGCGGTTAACAACACCGGCAACCTGCTGGATATGGGCATCCAGGGCAGCGGCTTTTTCGTGCTCAGTGACAACGGCTCCCTGAGCTATACCCGCGCCGGTACGTTCAAGGCCGACAAAGACGGCTTTGTCACCAGCTCTGATGGCACTGCGCGCTTGCAGGGCTATGGCGTGGATGCCAATGGCAATATCGTTAATGGCGTATTGACTGACCTGCGCATCGATACTTCCAACCTGGCGCCCAAGGCGACGGGCTCGGTGGACTCGACGATCAACCTCAACTCCAACGCTGCGGTGATTGATCAGACCGCCAACCCGTTCGACCCGAGCAAAGCCGAATCCTATACGAAAAGCTTCAGTACTACGGTCTACGATACCCAGGGCAATCCACACCCGATGGACCAGTACATGGTCAAGACCGGTGCCAATACCTGGAAGGCCTACACCCTGATTGACGGTCGCAACCCCGATGGCAGCGCAGTGAGCGGAGACGGCGCGAAGGCGCCGGTGGCTTCGATCATGCAATTCGACTCAGCCGGCGGGCTGACCAGTGTGACGACGCCCAACCCGGTGGCCGGCGAACCCGATATCGTCAGCAACACCCTGACCGTCAGCACCTGGATGCCGGGCGCCATGGTCAATGGCAAGTGGGCGTCCAACGGCGCGGCAGCCAAGGACACCGGGATTGCCATCGACATGGCCAAAACCACTCAGTACAACACCGACACCTCGCGTAACCCGCCGACCCAGGACGGCTACGCTACCGGCCAGATCAACAACCTGACCATCGACGGTTCGGGTGTGATGTTCGCCAACTTCAGCAACAACCAGAGCCGTGCCATTGGCCAGATTTCCCTGGCCAGCTTTACCAATGAGCAGGGTCTGCAACCAGTGGGCGGCACGGCCTGGAAGGAGACCTACGCCTCGGGCGTGGCGGGCTACGACGCACCCAAGGTCGGCAGCCTGGGCGCCATCCAGTCCAACTCGCTGGAAGACTCCAACGTAAACCTGACCAGTGAGCTGGTGGACCTGATCAAGGCCCAGAGCAACTACCAGGCCAACGCCAAAACCATCTCGACCCAAAGCACCATCATGCAGACCATCATTCAGATGACGTGA
- the flgD gene encoding flagellar hook assembly protein FlgD, whose protein sequence is MSVTDSTSGLTLNQVLANSAQAKTTDTSLAAASKAVSGNTALGKDAFLQLLVTQLKNQNPLDPQDNTAFVAQLAQFSSLEGITTLNDTVNSISGNFQSSQALQASSLVGRSVIVQTGEAYVDPASDKPFNGTVVVKDADSKPVITITNADGEVVRTIDMGTQKAGNAEFTWDGKDDEGVLLEKGSYTFTASSKTDAGTTALTTYLPATVNSVTLSKTGGEIMLNLAGLGSIGMSKVQTIGL, encoded by the coding sequence ATGAGTGTGACCGATTCCACCAGCGGCTTGACCCTTAACCAGGTACTCGCCAACTCCGCCCAGGCCAAGACCACTGACACCAGCCTGGCGGCGGCCTCCAAGGCGGTATCCGGCAACACGGCGCTGGGCAAGGATGCGTTCCTGCAACTGCTGGTCACCCAGCTGAAAAACCAGAACCCGCTGGACCCGCAGGACAACACGGCGTTCGTTGCGCAACTGGCGCAGTTCAGCAGCCTGGAAGGCATCACCACGCTCAACGATACGGTCAATTCGATCTCCGGCAACTTCCAGTCTTCGCAGGCGTTGCAGGCCTCGTCGCTGGTGGGGCGTTCGGTGATCGTGCAGACCGGCGAAGCCTATGTGGATCCGGCCAGCGACAAGCCTTTCAACGGCACCGTGGTGGTCAAGGATGCTGACTCCAAACCCGTTATCACCATCACCAATGCCGACGGTGAGGTGGTTCGCACCATCGACATGGGCACCCAGAAAGCCGGCAACGCGGAGTTCACCTGGGATGGCAAGGACGACGAGGGTGTGCTGCTGGAAAAGGGCTCCTACACCTTCACCGCATCCAGCAAAACCGACGCCGGTACCACGGCGCTCACCACCTATCTGCCCGCCACGGTCAACAGCGTGACCCTGAGCAAGACCGGCGGTGAAATCATGCTCAACCTCGCAGGCCTGGGCAGCATTGGCATGTCCAAAGTCCAGACCATTGGCTTGTAA
- the flgC gene encoding flagellar basal body rod protein FlgC produces MSLSSVFNIAGSGMSAQTTRLNTVASNIANADTVSSSIDQTYRARHPVFATMFQGAQGSSGDSLFQNQDAAGQGVQVLGVVEDQSELQARYEPNHPSADAKGYVYYPNVNVVEEMADMISASRSFQTNAELMNTAKTMMQKVLTLGQ; encoded by the coding sequence ATGTCTCTATCCAGTGTCTTCAATATTGCCGGTAGCGGCATGAGCGCCCAGACCACGCGCCTTAACACCGTGGCCAGCAACATCGCCAACGCCGACACCGTATCGTCGAGCATCGACCAGACCTACCGCGCCCGCCACCCGGTGTTTGCCACCATGTTTCAAGGCGCGCAAGGCAGCAGCGGCGATTCGCTGTTCCAGAACCAGGACGCCGCCGGCCAGGGCGTGCAGGTACTGGGCGTGGTTGAAGACCAGAGCGAGTTGCAGGCCCGCTATGAACCTAATCATCCTTCTGCCGACGCCAAGGGCTACGTGTATTACCCCAACGTCAACGTGGTTGAAGAAATGGCCGACATGATTTCCGCCAGTCGTTCGTTCCAGACCAACGCCGAGCTGATGAATACCGCCAAAACCATGATGCAGAAGGTCCTGACCCTCGGTCAGTGA
- the flgB gene encoding flagellar basal body rod protein FlgB, whose protein sequence is MSISFDKALGIHEQALGFRAQRAEVLANNIANADTPNYKARDLDFASVLAAQNDKNQNGTFALNKTNTRHIEAQGLSSGDESLLYRTPMQPSIDQNTVDAQLEQSNYAENAVNFQASFTLLNSKFKGLMSALRGE, encoded by the coding sequence ATGAGCATCAGCTTCGATAAAGCGCTTGGTATCCATGAACAGGCCCTGGGCTTTCGTGCCCAGCGCGCTGAAGTACTGGCCAACAACATCGCCAACGCCGATACCCCGAACTACAAGGCTCGGGATCTGGATTTCGCCTCTGTGCTCGCCGCCCAGAACGACAAAAACCAGAACGGCACATTTGCGTTGAACAAGACCAACACCCGCCATATCGAAGCCCAGGGCCTGAGCAGCGGCGACGAGTCGCTGCTGTACCGCACGCCGATGCAGCCGTCGATCGATCAGAACACCGTGGACGCTCAGCTTGAGCAGTCGAACTATGCAGAGAATGCGGTCAACTTCCAGGCCAGCTTCACCCTGCTCAACAGCAAATTCAAAGGGCTGATGTCGGCCCTGCGCGGGGAGTGA
- the cheR gene encoding protein-glutamate O-methyltransferase CheR, whose amino-acid sequence MSTANLDFEQFRVFLEKACGILLGENKQYLVSSRLNKLMEQQGIKSLGELIQRIQAQPRSGLREQVVDAMTTNETLWFRDTYPFEVLKNKVLPEQIKASPGQRLRIWSAACSSGQEPFSLSMAIDEFERSNLGQLKAGVQIFATDLSAQMLNTCRTGEYDNLAIGRGLSPERLQRYFDPKGPGRWVIKAPIKNRVEFRPFNLLDSYASFGKFDIVFCRNVLIYFSAEVKKDILLRIHSTLKPGGYLFLGASEALNGLPDHYQMVQCSPGIIYQAK is encoded by the coding sequence TTGTCGACGGCTAATTTGGATTTTGAACAGTTCCGGGTATTCCTGGAAAAAGCCTGTGGCATTTTGCTGGGTGAGAACAAGCAGTACCTCGTCTCCAGCCGCCTCAACAAATTGATGGAGCAGCAGGGCATCAAGTCGTTGGGCGAGCTGATTCAACGCATCCAGGCTCAGCCGCGCAGCGGGTTGCGCGAGCAGGTGGTCGATGCCATGACCACCAACGAAACCCTGTGGTTTCGCGATACCTATCCCTTTGAAGTGCTGAAAAACAAGGTGTTGCCGGAGCAAATCAAGGCCAGCCCCGGCCAGCGCCTGCGTATCTGGTCGGCGGCCTGCTCTTCGGGGCAGGAGCCGTTCTCGCTGTCGATGGCGATTGACGAATTCGAGCGCAGCAACCTTGGGCAGCTCAAAGCCGGCGTGCAGATTTTTGCCACCGATCTGTCAGCGCAGATGCTCAACACCTGCCGCACCGGCGAATACGACAACCTGGCCATTGGCCGGGGCCTGTCACCGGAGCGCCTGCAACGTTATTTCGATCCCAAGGGACCGGGGCGTTGGGTGATCAAGGCGCCGATCAAAAACCGCGTGGAGTTTCGCCCGTTCAACCTGCTGGACAGCTACGCCAGCTTCGGCAAGTTCGACATCGTGTTTTGCCGCAACGTGCTGATCTACTTCTCGGCCGAAGTGAAAAAAGACATCCTGCTGCGCATTCACAGCACTTTGAAGCCGGGCGGTTATTTGTTCCTGGGCGCTTCTGAAGCGCTAAACGGGTTGCCGGACCATTACCAGATGGTCCAATGCAGTCCGGGGATCATTTACCAGGCGAAATAG
- a CDS encoding chemotaxis protein CheV, whose product MAGVMDAVNQRTQLVGQNRLELLLFRLDGPQLYGINVFKVREVLQCPKLTLIPKSHPVVCGVASIRGATIPILDLAMATGAGALKDQSNPFVIITEYNTKTQGFLVRSVERIVNMNWEDIHPPPKGTGHDHYLTAVTRMDEQLVEIIDVEKVLAEVSPSSETISQGVVDVETQSKALSLRVLTVDDSSVARKQVARCLQSVGVEVVSLNDGRQALDYLRKLVDEGKNPSEEFLMMISDIEMPEMDGYTLTAEIRNDPRMQNLHIILHTSLSGVFNQAMVKKVGADDFLAKFRPDDLATRVVDRIKAADHS is encoded by the coding sequence ATGGCCGGAGTGATGGATGCGGTTAACCAGCGCACTCAACTGGTGGGGCAAAACCGCCTGGAGCTGTTGCTGTTTCGCCTGGATGGGCCACAGCTTTACGGGATCAATGTGTTCAAGGTCCGCGAGGTGCTGCAATGCCCCAAGCTGACCCTGATCCCCAAGTCCCACCCCGTGGTATGCGGTGTGGCGAGCATTCGCGGCGCGACCATACCGATTCTCGACCTGGCGATGGCCACCGGCGCGGGAGCCTTGAAGGATCAAAGTAACCCGTTTGTGATCATCACCGAGTACAACACCAAGACCCAGGGCTTTCTGGTGCGTTCAGTGGAACGTATCGTCAATATGAACTGGGAAGACATTCATCCGCCGCCCAAGGGCACCGGTCACGACCATTACCTGACGGCCGTGACCCGTATGGACGAGCAACTGGTCGAAATCATCGACGTGGAAAAGGTGCTGGCAGAAGTCTCGCCATCGTCTGAAACCATCAGCCAGGGCGTGGTGGATGTTGAAACCCAAAGCAAGGCGCTGTCATTGCGGGTGCTGACCGTTGACGATTCGTCGGTGGCGCGCAAGCAGGTTGCCCGTTGCCTGCAATCGGTGGGTGTTGAAGTGGTGTCGTTGAACGACGGGCGCCAGGCGCTCGACTACCTGCGCAAGCTGGTGGACGAGGGCAAGAACCCGTCTGAAGAGTTTCTGATGATGATCTCGGATATCGAGATGCCGGAAATGGACGGCTACACCCTGACAGCTGAAATCCGCAACGACCCGCGGATGCAAAACTTGCACATCATTCTGCATACTTCGTTGTCCGGGGTATTCAATCAGGCGATGGTCAAAAAAGTCGGTGCCGATGACTTTTTGGCCAAGTTCCGCCCTGATGACCTGGCAACCCGGGTAGTTGACCGGATCAAAGCAGCAGACCACAGCTAG
- the flgA gene encoding flagellar basal body P-ring formation chaperone FlgA, protein MNAKTTKSCHRPFLPSLRRCGLSALAAGTLLALSTYSRADAFTSPEQLIGVTQGFLEFTVEDYLATSQTEGRYQIQVNNLDPRLRLAQCDKDLTASLESPAQPMGRVIVRVRCEGLSPWTIFVPAQVKLFRDVVTVNHPLKRGMVIDYPDVTLRERDVSLISQGYLTATELAVGQKLLRPMVTDQVLTLTHLEQAAAVRKGDHVVISARSGTLSVKMPGEALSDGGLSEQIRVKNLNSKRVIRARVTAPGQVEVAL, encoded by the coding sequence ATGAACGCAAAAACGACAAAATCCTGCCACCGACCTTTCCTGCCGAGTCTGCGCCGCTGTGGTCTGAGCGCGCTGGCGGCGGGCACCTTGCTTGCACTCAGCACTTATAGCAGGGCTGACGCGTTTACATCGCCTGAACAGCTTATCGGCGTGACCCAGGGCTTTCTTGAATTCACGGTTGAAGACTACCTGGCCACCAGCCAGACCGAGGGTCGATATCAGATCCAGGTCAACAATCTTGACCCGCGCCTGCGCCTGGCCCAGTGCGACAAGGATTTGACAGCTTCCCTCGAAAGCCCGGCGCAACCCATGGGCCGGGTAATCGTGCGCGTACGCTGCGAAGGGCTGTCGCCGTGGACCATCTTTGTGCCGGCCCAGGTCAAACTGTTCCGCGACGTAGTCACCGTCAATCACCCGCTCAAGCGCGGCATGGTTATCGACTACCCCGACGTGACCCTGCGCGAGCGCGATGTCAGCCTGATCAGCCAGGGCTACCTGACCGCCACCGAGCTGGCCGTGGGGCAAAAATTGCTCAGGCCCATGGTCACCGACCAGGTGCTGACCCTCACCCACCTGGAGCAGGCCGCAGCCGTGCGCAAGGGCGATCATGTGGTGATCAGCGCCCGCAGCGGCACATTAAGTGTCAAGATGCCCGGCGAAGCCCTGTCAGACGGTGGCCTTAGCGAGCAAATACGGGTAAAAAACCTGAACTCCAAGCGTGTTATCCGCGCCAGGGTGACAGCACCCGGGCAAGTAGAAGTGGCATTATAG
- the flgM gene encoding flagellar biosynthesis anti-sigma factor FlgM, whose protein sequence is MVIDFSRLNSAPPLTGSTRSNANQETGSATQAAPAINPEQNGVSAPSGESVHLSQEAQQLQKISDSLRDQPVVDKNRVAELKQAIADGSYKVDSDRIASKLLDMEAQR, encoded by the coding sequence ATGGTCATCGACTTCAGTCGTCTCAACAGCGCCCCGCCCCTGACCGGCAGTACACGCAGTAACGCCAACCAGGAAACCGGCAGCGCCACGCAAGCGGCCCCGGCAATAAACCCTGAGCAAAACGGCGTCAGCGCCCCAAGCGGGGAATCTGTTCACCTCAGCCAAGAGGCTCAACAGTTGCAGAAGATCAGCGACTCGTTGCGTGACCAACCTGTAGTCGACAAAAATCGGGTGGCAGAGCTTAAACAAGCCATCGCGGACGGCAGCTACAAAGTCGACAGCGACCGGATCGCCAGCAAACTGCTTGACATGGAAGCCCAGCGCTAG
- a CDS encoding flagella synthesis protein FlgN, whose protein sequence is MHDENLLQLINDDLAPAEQLLGLLQDESIALKGRDMQVLENILARKQSLIILLEQHGRRRSEILASLGLATNRSGLESLASHSSVGTQLLAQSDALNQLLAKCQAANLLNGQSIQTQQAITANQLRILHGGEAPSLYDARGTTSMLNKHRAYSQA, encoded by the coding sequence ATGCACGACGAAAATTTACTGCAACTGATCAACGATGACCTCGCTCCTGCCGAGCAATTGCTCGGCCTGTTACAGGACGAATCCATCGCCCTCAAAGGCCGCGACATGCAGGTGCTGGAAAACATTCTGGCGCGCAAACAGTCGCTGATCATTTTGCTTGAGCAACATGGCCGCAGACGCAGCGAAATTCTCGCCAGCCTTGGCCTGGCCACCAACCGCAGCGGCCTCGAAAGCCTGGCCAGCCATTCCAGCGTGGGAACACAACTGCTCGCCCAGAGCGATGCACTGAACCAGCTGCTAGCGAAATGCCAGGCCGCCAACCTGCTCAATGGTCAGTCGATCCAGACCCAGCAGGCGATCACCGCCAACCAGTTGCGCATCCTCCATGGCGGCGAAGCCCCGTCTCTGTATGACGCACGCGGCACCACCTCGATGCTCAACAAGCACCGCGCCTACAGCCAGGCTTGA
- a CDS encoding flagellar brake protein → MFDAQDAPQPPKVLTTPLEIASNLRMLQESHDPLIITFQDRTQRFQSYVVDVNRESNTMALDEMIPRDGERFLEAGVPFKVEGFHDGVRIAWECTTALTIDDRHEHRCYRGAMPHEVVYHQRRNAFRAALRLANLVNVQVAGDKLKAPIKGKLLDVSATGCKLRFEGDISQGMQLGQVYERFSADLPFGLMSTPVELRYLHFEERLNITFAGMRFHNISGAVQRQVERFVYQLQREARQFDKDDDY, encoded by the coding sequence GTGTTCGACGCCCAAGATGCTCCGCAACCGCCAAAGGTGCTCACCACGCCGTTGGAAATTGCCTCCAACTTGCGGATGCTGCAAGAGAGCCATGACCCGCTGATCATTACTTTCCAGGACCGCACCCAGCGCTTCCAGAGCTATGTGGTGGATGTTAATCGCGAGAGCAACACCATGGCCCTGGACGAAATGATCCCCCGTGACGGTGAGCGTTTTCTTGAAGCGGGGGTGCCGTTCAAGGTTGAGGGCTTCCATGATGGCGTGCGTATCGCCTGGGAGTGCACCACGGCGCTGACCATTGATGACCGTCATGAGCACCGCTGTTATCGCGGCGCGATGCCCCACGAAGTGGTGTACCACCAGCGCCGCAATGCGTTCCGTGCGGCCCTGCGGCTGGCCAATCTGGTCAATGTGCAAGTGGCGGGTGACAAGCTCAAGGCGCCGATCAAGGGCAAGTTGCTGGACGTTTCGGCAACCGGCTGCAAATTGCGTTTTGAGGGGGATATCAGCCAGGGCATGCAACTGGGCCAGGTGTATGAGCGCTTCAGCGCCGACCTGCCGTTTGGCCTGATGTCTACACCGGTGGAGTTGCGCTACCTGCATTTTGAAGAGCGGCTGAACATCACCTTTGCCGGGATGCGCTTTCACAACATCAGCGGCGCGGTGCAGCGCCAGGTCGAGCGGTTTGTCTATCAACTGCAGCGCGAGGCGCGCCAGTTTGATAAAGACGATGATTATTGA
- a CDS encoding MFS transporter encodes MHQIWKSFRALYFASLMMLIGSGLLSTYLALRLAADNVDGLWIGALMAANYFGLVLGGKIGHRLIARVGHIRAYATCAGIVGAAVLCHGLTDWLPIWLLLRVIVGLGMMCQYMVIESWLNEQAEARQRGVVFSLYMIASYLGLVLGQLILAVHPQLGLELLMVVALCFALCLVPVAMTRRIHPAPLHPAPMDPKFFIKRVPQSLIAVMGAGLLVGSFYGLAPLYASQQGLSTELVGLYMGSCIFAGLLVQWPLGWLSDRYDRPLLIRIFAGLLAVAALPLAILPAVPMQVLFIAGCLAALLQFCIYPLAVAFANDHIEPERRVSLTAMLLVTYGVGASVGPLVAGVLMKLFGSQMLYGFFSVAGLILVWRIRPNAVTNLHQVDDAPLHHVAMPDSMSSSPLVAALDPRVDEQVVQEQMVQEPMVEEQEPEPEPESKT; translated from the coding sequence ATGCACCAGATCTGGAAGTCCTTTAGAGCGTTGTATTTTGCCTCGCTGATGATGTTGATCGGTTCCGGCCTGTTGAGTACTTATCTGGCGCTGCGCCTGGCAGCGGACAATGTCGACGGCCTGTGGATCGGCGCGCTGATGGCGGCCAACTATTTTGGCCTGGTGCTGGGTGGCAAGATCGGCCACCGGCTGATTGCCAGGGTCGGGCATATTCGTGCCTACGCCACATGCGCCGGTATTGTCGGTGCGGCGGTGCTGTGCCACGGGCTGACGGACTGGCTGCCGATCTGGCTGTTGCTGCGGGTGATTGTCGGTCTGGGCATGATGTGCCAGTACATGGTCATCGAAAGCTGGCTTAACGAGCAGGCCGAGGCCAGGCAGCGCGGCGTGGTGTTCAGCCTCTACATGATCGCCTCCTATCTGGGGCTGGTGCTTGGGCAATTGATCCTGGCGGTTCACCCGCAGCTCGGTCTCGAGTTGTTGATGGTGGTGGCCTTGTGTTTTGCCTTGTGCCTGGTGCCTGTGGCCATGACCCGGCGTATTCACCCGGCGCCTTTGCACCCGGCGCCGATGGACCCGAAATTTTTTATCAAGCGTGTGCCGCAGTCGTTGATTGCGGTGATGGGCGCGGGTTTGCTGGTGGGCTCGTTTTACGGTCTGGCACCGCTCTACGCATCGCAGCAAGGGCTGTCTACCGAACTGGTTGGCTTGTATATGGGTAGCTGCATTTTTGCCGGCTTGCTGGTGCAGTGGCCGTTGGGCTGGTTGTCCGACCGTTATGACCGGCCGTTGCTGATCCGTATTTTCGCCGGCTTGCTGGCGGTGGCTGCGTTGCCATTGGCGATCTTGCCGGCGGTGCCCATGCAGGTACTGTTTATTGCCGGTTGCCTGGCGGCTTTGCTGCAATTTTGCATCTATCCGCTGGCCGTGGCCTTTGCCAACGACCATATCGAGCCGGAGCGTCGTGTGTCGCTGACGGCCATGCTGCTGGTGACTTATGGCGTGGGCGCAAGCGTGGGGCCGTTGGTGGCGGGGGTGCTGATGAAACTGTTTGGCAGCCAGATGCTCTATGGGTTTTTCAGCGTGGCAGGGTTGATCCTGGTATGGCGGATTCGCCCGAATGCGGTGACCAACCTGCACCAGGTCGATGATGCGCCGCTGCATCACGTGGCCATGCCCGACAGCATGTCCAGCTCGCCGCTGGTCGCCGCCCTTGACCCGCGGGTGGATGAGCAGGTGGTCCAGGAGCAAATGGTGCAGGAACCGATGGTGGAGGAGCAGGAGCCAGAACCGGAACCAGAGTCCAAAACATAG